CCACATCCGTCGCCCAGACGGAGAGGAACAGCCATAGGACGGGATTCGCCCCGAAATCCGCTCTCAGCCAGATGAGGGCGATGCTCGGTATGGCGAAATAGAGCACACCCAGCGAAAACCAGGACGGCTCGGGCCGCCGATGGCTGAGTGCTACTTGGTAGATGGCGAGCGCGCCGACGGCGGCGACACCCATTGCTTCAAGCTCCATCCCGAGGCTCGCCGCGACGACAGCCGCCACGACGGCGCCGAGCAGGACCCAGCCGGTTTCGGTAAACTCCCCACCGCACAGCCGCGCCCATTCCCATGCCAGGATCGCACCTCCAATGCCGATCACCGTATGGAAGTAGGGCCAGCCCGCCACGATCGCGCAGACTGCGAGCGGCGCCATGACCAGTGCCGAGAGCGTCCGCAACAGCAAACCGTCGATCGGGCGATCAGCCACGGCTGGTGCCATAGCGGCGCTCACGACCGTTGTATTCGCGAATGGCGTATTCGAAGTCGCTTCTCGCGAAGTCCGGCCAAAGGGTGTCGAGGAAGACGAACTCCGCGTAGGCCGATTGCCAAAGCAGAAAGTTGCTGACCCGCCGCTCCCCGCTCGTGCGGATCACCATGTCGGGATCCGGCGTGTCCGCGGTCCAAAGCGAATGCGAGAAGCGCGCTTCATCGATCTCTGCCGGTGTCAATCGCCCAGCTTGCACCTCGCCCGCGAGATTGCGTGCGGCTTGGACGATATCCTGGCGCCCGCCATAGGAGAGTGCGACCGTGAGTGTGAGCCTGCGATTTTCCTGCGTCAGCGATTCGGCCCCCTCGATCAATTCCACGATGTCGCTCGAGAACCGTGTGCGATCGCCAATGACGCGAACGCGGACGCCGTTTCGGTGAAGTTCGGCGACCTCGGAGCGTAAGTAGAGACGCAGGAGGCCCATGAGATCGTCGACCTCCGAGGCTGGCCGGCGCCAGTTCTCCGATGAAAAGCCGAACAACGTCAGGTAGGACACCCCCAGTGCCACCGCGCTCTTGACCGCTTCGCGCACGGCGTCCGCGCCACGGCGATGGCCGGCCGTGCGCGGAAGTCCCCGCGCCTTGGCCCAGCGGCCATTGCCGTCCATCACGATTGCGACATGGACGGGGGCTCTGGTTGCGTCCGATGTTTTGGTGAGCGGTCCCATGCCGGCCACAGGCCCCTAGACCTGCATGATCTCCTTTTCCTTGCCCGCCAGGGTCTCGTCGATTTTCTTGATGATGCCGTCGGTCAGCTTCTGGATTTCGTCGGACTTCTTGCGATGCTCGTCCTCCGAAATCTTGTGGTCCTTTTCCTGGCGTTTCAGGTGTTCCATGCCGTCGCGCCGCACGTTGCGGACGGCGACGCGCGCTTGCTCGGCGTATTTATGCGCAACCTTGGTAAGTTCCTGGCGACGCTCCTTCGAGAGTTCGGGAATGGGCACACGGACAAGCGTACCTTCGACCTGGGGATTGAGACCGAGCCCGGCATCCCGGATCGCCTTATCCACCGCCGACACAA
This is a stretch of genomic DNA from Alphaproteobacteria bacterium. It encodes these proteins:
- the frr gene encoding ribosome recycling factor produces the protein MSEHEIPDLKRRMDGALDVLRKEFAGLRTGRASAHLLEPIQVPAYGSVMPIAQVGTVGVPESRLITVQVWDKGLVSAVDKAIRDAGLGLNPQVEGTLVRVPIPELSKERRQELTKVAHKYAEQARVAVRNVRRDGMEHLKRQEKDHKISEDEHRKKSDEIQKLTDGIIKKIDETLAGKEKEIMQV
- a CDS encoding isoprenyl transferase, which produces MGPLTKTSDATRAPVHVAIVMDGNGRWAKARGLPRTAGHRRGADAVREAVKSAVALGVSYLTLFGFSSENWRRPASEVDDLMGLLRLYLRSEVAELHRNGVRVRVIGDRTRFSSDIVELIEGAESLTQENRRLTLTVALSYGGRQDIVQAARNLAGEVQAGRLTPAEIDEARFSHSLWTADTPDPDMVIRTSGERRVSNFLLWQSAYAEFVFLDTLWPDFARSDFEYAIREYNGRERRYGTSRG
- a CDS encoding phosphatidate cytidylyltransferase gives rise to the protein MADRPIDGLLLRTLSALVMAPLAVCAIVAGWPYFHTVIGIGGAILAWEWARLCGGEFTETGWVLLGAVVAAVVAASLGMELEAMGVAAVGALAIYQVALSHRRPEPSWFSLGVLYFAIPSIALIWLRADFGANPVLWLFLSVWATDV